In Augochlora pura isolate Apur16 chromosome 3, APUR_v2.2.1, whole genome shotgun sequence, the sequence GGGCATGTTGCTACCATTATCGGCAGAGTTCCCAGTGGAAGACATTATCGCGGAATCGCTCGCAGGCTCCGTTGTATCTGGCACTGGGACAGAAACATGGAACAGTTTAGTTTCGTATTATCTAATCGTTCGCACGAGTAGTCGAAGATGTAATGGTTGAGCTGTGAGCAGGGGTGAGTTATGGTCTGCGAGAAGTACGATGACAGTGAACACTGGACCACAGACTCACCGGCACCCCTCGAAGCGTAAGGGCGATCCCTATGTTCCTTTGAATCGTCTCCCTCATCTTCGCAAGCATTCGAACACCACAAAACTTTAATACCGATGCTCAAACTCGCAGACACAGCAAGGTTCTTTATACGTACATTACCGCGCATGATAATTGCAGAGGAACGTCGATTCTGACTTCGTAATTTTCTCGTTGAAAACGTCCTCTGCAATTTTCATACGCACTCAGAATGATCGTGTACTTACAGCCTGCGTCTTGTAGACGTTTCGCGAGTATTTTCAACTGCCGTTTGAACTTCCTGCACTCCTCCGCAATCTTGTCGAACTTCTCCTGCAGCTCCTGTCAATTCAAACGCGTCGTTGAAACGCCACGATTTGCAGGAGTAATGTAACAGGtcgtttcaataattattcgttTTTACCAAGTTCTCCGTCGCCAGCCTGACGATCTCGTGCTGCATATAAGCTTCGGCCTGTGTCTGCGGCGACTTGCTGAGGTTCACCGAAAGCAGCTTCTGCTGCTTCTCGATTTCCTCCTGGAGTCGGTCGATCTCCGCCCCCCATTCGTTCCTTTGCTCCCTCCAGCCTTTCTCTTTCATCTGCAGCTCGTCTTCCAATTGTCTTCAAAGCGGAAACACACAAAGGATGAAACTACCCGACGCCATCGCACTTCAACTACGTGTTGTTCAATCGAGAGTTAAGGGAGGAAGAGATTCGCAACTATGGAGAGAGTTGTCGAATTCGGAACGGTGTCTGGTAGAATAATTTGACTGTAAACATGTTACTTTTTCAAGATATAAACCAGGATCagcataatttaattaactcgtTGCACTGTGACGAGTCGGTCTCATATTGACGATTTCGtacttattacattatatcgatctaaacaatttcatggatcatatatatatatatatacatccTTGACATAAGCTTAATATAGTTCttaaacgattattttaagatattcGTAAGTGCTGatactattacaaaattaccgGTAGGTAAAGTGTTCTAGGCTACGTTATCGAGGACTTCTAATCTTTCTCGTACGTCAAGTACGGACTTAAATGCCAAGGTATTTTCTTTACAAGGTGGCTAGACAGACACAGATCAAAATTGGACAGCTCCCTTTAATGAGTGTTACAGCCGCAGTTCTTCAAACTAGCAATGAGTCAGATTGTTATGAAAACTGAATGATACACTGGCGTCCGCAGATTGAACAGTGCAAGAAATCGACAGCATTAAGCGGATCGGCGACTATTCGCGGGCAAAATTGTCAGCTGAACTCACTCTCTTGAGGCCTTTCGGTTTGTCTTAAGACTACTGAAAATCGAAGGTGCATGCACAAAGGACAAAAGGACGATTAGACACCGTTGCACTTTGTTCTAAGTGTATCACGTGATCGGTCGGCGATAGGGGAACGCGATTTACCTGTTGATCTTCTTCTGTGTTTCGAAGGCGAGCACCAGCTCACCGTCCTCGTTGATGATGTCCACGTCCCGGCCATAGTTCGAGCCGAGGCTCTTCATCCCACGCGTGTTGTCCGCCAGCACGCTGTGCAGCTGTATGCACTCTTCTCGCCGTCTCTCGAGCTCCTCCTGAAGTGCGGCGATTTGttctgaaattgaaataattgatcgTACTATCGCATGATCGATGTCGGATGATCCCGTGACTTGAAAGCAAGTCGAACAAATAACCCGCTTCCGATCTATCTTGCGATAGCATGATAAGCGATAAGCAGTGGACGATATGCAGAGCGATGTGTAACGGGTGGCTTTTAAGTTGCAGCATTCCTTAAAACTCTTGTCACATTAATGCAgtccaattttaatttctacagTCCGAAAGTCATGCAGAGACAGCGATAGGAAGCAGAAAGTCTTTAAAAGTAGCTTAAGCGGTGCATAAGCGTGCTATGTGAAGGGCGGAAGGTTGCGAAAGCAATAGGCGAGCTACGAACGTATACtgtatttgtatttgttacagtaaataaaaacgtagaaaacaaaataatatgtagTATACCTATTAAACGAAACTCTTCAATTCGTGCGGAACTTAATTCTACAATCTTTGTCAAACTAAACGCTACATTTTCTACCGAATGAGGTTTTATAACCTTCTACTGTAGAATCTATCACAGATATAGTAAATGACCTGCCTGCCTACGAATGCTAATAAATTACCCATTAGAGTTTCTTTTCCACCAGCCAGGCCCGCCGAGGCCACGCTATCCCTCAGAGTACGCAAGTCTTTCTTCAGCTGGGCGTTCTCCATTTCTAGTTCTTGGAGCTGCAAGCAGAAAACTTGCCGTCAATCCTcgttcgaaattgttcgaGGATTGGTTGGACAATTTATCCCCATTTCGTGCATTACCTTGAACGTGTCCTGAGTCGTCGAGGTTTCCTCGGGGACGTCTTTTTCCAGATCCTCGACCATCCTGATCAATCttcccttctctttctccacATCCTTCAGCTTCTGTTGAAGCTTCAGTACGAGACCGACGTCCACGGGCGCGTGGGCTGGTCCGTTTGTTTCTGGAGGCGATTTCTGATGTTGTACCTCTCCGTCAGGCGGACTATCCGATCGCTGCGGAGTCCAGTCGATCGTTTCCACCCTTGAATAGGGCGTTGAAGAGGAGGCTGTCGATCGTACAGATCCGTAACCAAAATCCTGGAAgattaagaaataatgaacaacTTGGGAACACTCTCTAGCAAAAGGTCGCTGCTACTGTCAAAGAACTCGACCAAGAAATGCGAGCTTTTAGAGGTCTCAAGCTAGCTCTTAAAAGATCATACCGCGTTCTGATCGTCCGTCGGAAGCTCCGTGGATACGATCTGTCCGCTGCTGCTGGAGGCATTGCTGAGGGACCGGGAATGAGCCGGTGCGTGCATCGCCAACTTTTGTTCAAGCGTTTCCACGTACTGCTCCCGTTCGTGGTAATCCTTCAGCAACCTCTGGTAGGCGTCGCGGTCCTGGTCCTGATCCATCAGCAGCAGGTCTTTCTCTTGCTCCAACCGGTGCTTCAAGTTCTCTTCGGCGCCGCGCTGGTTGGTCTTCATCCTCTCCGTGACTGTGGACAGCTCCTTCTTCAGCCTCTCTAGTTCCTCCTCGAGCTTCTTGTTACGTTGTTCTTTCTCTTGTGTACTCTTCTCCTTGTCCTGAAACGCGCAGGATTTTCAGCACCATCTTCAACTTCCTTTATCAAGAGAACGATGAAACGTATCGAAGATTTCTCTCACCTGCAAGATATCCATTTTCTCGTCTCTCTCGGCCTTGATAGTGTCCTGCATCTTCTCCAgttccttctccttctccaaCAAGATGTTGTTAAGCTTCTTATTCTCGGCGTCCACGGCTTTCAGGACTTCCAGCTTGTGTTTCAGCTCCATCATCTCGTTCTGGACGTTTTTCAACGACTGGTTCTCCTTCGACTAACAGAAACGTACAAGACTcggttggaaaaatatttttatattcgaagcaatagaaaatataaatatacatgtacgATGTTTTGTTAAGCTTTTGTTTCGATATCGGCAGCAATGTAAAAAGTTACATTGATCCATAATTACGCACGCCACTGTGAACGTACCAGTTCGGTGATCTTCTGTTGCAACGTCATGATCTTCTTCTCCAAGCCCTTGTTCAGTGACTTCACGTGCTCCACGCTCCTAGCTTCCGCCTTCAGCCTCTTGAACACCTTCTTCGCCAGGTACCTCCTGATGCAGGCTTGCACGATCACGATGTTCTCCAGCTTCTTCTTGCAAGCCATCCTCACAAGGTAGCCACGGCAGAACCGCTGGATCGTGATCGCAGCGGCGTTGTCCTTCATCCTCCTGTATCTCTCCCTCGCCATCTTGCCTCTGCCGTACTTCTGGATGCCGATAATTGTGCGCTTGATCTTCAGGTACCGCTGCCTCTTCAGCCAGCCCTTCACGCGAGCTTGGATCTTTATCGCGGCTCTCTCTTCTCTCACTGCCCGAGCCTTCCGTCTGGCGATGTAGCCTCTGCCGTGTCTCTGAAGACCCAGCACGGCCCGTCGGATCTTCCTGTACCTGTTACGGCAGATCAGACCTCGCACCGTCTTCTGGATCATGATGCAGGCGTCCCGCTGTCGGTCCGCCCGCAGCTTCTCCAAGTAGGCAACCTGCCCGGCCCGGAAGAGCACCTTCGTTTTGCCGAACTTGAACTTGTCGTCGTCATTGATGTATCTGCACAGGTGAGATTCATTTCTAAGAGTCTGCGCAACCACGCTTAGAACCCTTCCCAGCTAGCATAAAAATGGGCCGAACCTCGCCAAAATCCGCTTGCAGGTCTCCTTCAGGTCATCGCGTCGTATCTCCTTGAACTTGCACAGACACCTGTACCTGAGGAAGAACTCTCCGTACGTCCTCTGGCTGGGGAACCCGGCAGCAGATATCCTGATCGTCTCCAGCACTCCGCAGGCTCGTAACTGTTGAACAGCTCGGACGGGGTTGTACTCGAATGCTTCCTTCGTGTCGTTCGGCTTGATACAGCGCACGTAGTGCGGCGTGGTAGCGTTCAACGTCGACATCAGCATGTTCAAGGAGTCTCTGAACTGAGATCCCACCTGCGGAAACCAAATTCCAACGATGTAATTCCTGCGAAATTGACTAGGAACAAGAAGAATAATTCTCTGTACCGTTTTCTTGTTTTGCTTGGGAGTCGCGGGCGCTGGTTTCTGAGCAGACACTTTCACCCTGATGTTGGACGGTACGGATAGCTTGGGATCCTCATCGCTGAAGagctttttcaatattttgttctgAAAGAAATTTCACAGATCCCTTAGCGAAGCATTGACACGTTTGACATGGATGGACTCGTGAAAGGTTTGTTCAACCTTGTACAAGTCCCTATTGTGGCAAGAATGGACAAAGTGCGACAAACTCGTAAAATATCTCTGAACTCTTCCGGGAGCCAGACCTAAgcaattttacgaatttattacaCACTAGACAAGTTTCAAATTGTTACGTGAACGCACATCACCGTTCCTAAGTGCATCGACCTGCTCCTCTATCACGGTGTCCCTGTTCTTCTCCAGGAAGCCAATGGTCTCGTACTGCACCAGATCAGCGAAATGATGTATGAGAAAAGCGGAAGTTCCGAACCGCGGTTTCTCGAAGTGCTTCGATCGTCCGCACTTCGCGTAGAGCTTCTCCGCCCAGGAACTGTCCGACCCTTTCGGCATCTGTTCGTTCGAGCAAAATCGCTTCAGCAAATCGCCTCGGCTAGACCCAGACCGGAAGTTAGAAGTTCTTACTGACTCTGCACTCCTCGTCCAGCAGGTCCAGGATGCCCAGCTTCGTCTCGATCAGATCGATGCAAGGCTGATTGTCGTAGAAGTCGATGAAGGTCCACTCGATCTCCTCGCGCAGGTACTCCTCCTGCTCCAGCTTGAACACGTGCTGGTTGAACTGCTGCTGCAGCTTCTCGTTCGCGTAATTGATGCAGAACTGTTCGAACGAGTTCACCTCGAACGTCTCGAACCCGTAGATGTCGAGCACACCGATGAACCATTGCTGCTTCTTCTGCGACTGCAGCGAGCTGTTTATGCCGGTGACGATCCAATTGAACAGCTCCGCGTAGATGTGTTTCGCTAGAGCGTCCCTGGCACCGATCGCCTGCTCCACGTTCATCGGTTTCAGAAACACCTCCCTCATCGAGACGATCTTGCGGTGGCACAGCCACTTCCGCAACGCCTTCGGGTCCGTGCCCAACAGCTCGCATATCGTCAAGAGATGCTTGTCCGACGGCTAGAAGACCAGGCAACACGGAAATATTGAGAAACAGTCGTGGAGAGCACAGTTGGCTGCGAAAGCGTCTGACTTCCTTGTGGAATAAATGCTTCATTGTTCGCGCGAGAGTCCAGATATTGACACCTTCGGGTGTAGGAAAAGCTCGACGGGCTGCGCGGGAAAGCTGTCCCTTTGATCCACCGAGCGGAGCCGACGGTAAAAAAGGAACTCGCGGAGAGATAGAGGCCGCTCAGCGGAGGGAATTGCTGGTCCCTTTTCTCGAAACTCGCAGCATCTTTGATAAGGAAGACGGCGGTTCTAGCAAGAAGGAAATTGCCGGATCTCTTTAGTCAAGGAATGCGCGGTGGAAATTGGGACTTCTTTTCGCGAACCCGATTGCCAATTCTCCTGCACTCGCGATGGAAGAATTCCGCCTTGTTGCGGGGGGGGCGAAGGTAGCTACATTGTTAACGGAGGAGGTCAGACGCCTTTCGACCGCCTGGACCGATCAAGATCAgatatttacagaaatgtaGCTGGCCTCGGTGTCGTTGACGTTCGCGTTCTGCACGTCAGAGTTTCTGATATCAACATTGCCTAAATGTATGATGGCCGCTAAAATGCGCAGCATGTCGTCCTGCTGTTTAGACGTGAAACCGAGCATGGTGAGCGCGGTGATCGTCTCGTCGAAGCACGCCAGATCGTCGACACCGTCGATCAACGGATTATATCCTTGGTTCAGATAGTGAAACTGATTCTGATGACCTAGATGCAAGTGCGGTAGGCGAGACGCGGCTGCGCACATTTGGTAAAATACGTGATAATTCCTTTCCTCATTCGCCTAGGGAATTGCTCGTTTATAGTAATCGGCATCAGAGAAACACACAGAGACCGCCCCGGGCCTTTATCGCGCATCGTACACGCTACACGGTATTCGTTACCTGAAACACCACCCGCGACTTCTCCAGCAGGTAGGTCCGCATGCTGGCCCCGGTTATGTGATAGTGCTTGTTGAACTGTATCTCGATGAACTTGCCGAACCTCGACGAGTTGTCGTTCCTCGTTGTCTTCGCGTTCCCGATCGCCTCCATGATCGGCAACGAGGCGAGCACCTTCTTCTCCACCTGCGTCTCCGTCGTCGAGCCGCCGACGGTCGCGAAGTATCGCATCGTGTACTTGGCGGACACCGTCTTGCCGGCGCCCGACTCGCCGGACACGATAATCGACTGATCGTGGCTCTCCCTGCGTTCAATTCGAAGAGAATCGTTAAACGCGGCGATCTCTGGCAAATCGGCCGCGAACAGACACGTTCACTCGTCCCGGGCTCTTGCTGACCAGGAAAGACCAGGCATCTCGTCGcattttctctttcgattTACCCAGTTGCCCTAACTATTTACCACAGCTTGGACGATTTCGTAATCGCGTATAACGAGCGACGCCAGAAATATTATAGCGATACCTCGTCTTATTTTTTGAAAGTAAATACATCGaacgaaaaatgataaaaatattaaatataattaagtaagTATTCTTATCGTCAATTCGTCGCAGTTATTGGGAGCATTTGAAATAGCAACGAGTGtagtccatttttatttcgcccgATGCATTAACCTTCAGGCCGAATCCGAccgtttcgagtgcaaaaaaACCGCAAGAATCGTCCGACAGACCCGGACGTGACCAGTGAACGCGTCGACAAAAATAATCGCGAACCTTTCCAGCTTCGTGTAAGCCTCCTCGGCAACGGCGAATATGTGTGGCTCGAGGTCGCCCATCGCCTGTCCCCTGTACGCCCAGATCGTGTCGTTCCCGTAGATTGGAAGCTCATTGTACGGATTGAACGCGACCAGCACGATGCCGCAGTAAGTGTAGATGCAATGCCTCTGGAAACGTATTTGGAGATTGTACAGGACGGCCGGCTCGTGCAAGAACGACAGGGACGTCAGGTTGTTCTCCCCTATGAGAATGTCCGGGTTCCGCAGGGGCGGCAGATCGGTGTCCGACGCGATCTTCAGAACCTTCGTTTGCTTCGTGTCGTTCGTGCGAACTTTCAGGCTCGCCTGCTTCGCCTTGTAGTCCTCGAGAAGCACCGCGCCTTCCCAGACCTTCTCCGGATGCGGCACCCACACCCTACCACCCTGGAGAACACACACCCTTCGATCATCGTGCAGCCCTGGTCGATTTCAATCGAGGGGCGGTCGAGAACGTGTCGGGGGGAATGGGACCAACGGCCTCGCCGTTCGGTTCAGCGGAAGTCAAAGTGATTCGACGAGGGACGATTTGACGGGATCTTTGCACCTTTGATCCTTCCGAGACCTCTAAACCTCTAAATCCACTAAATCTTCTAAATCCACTAAGTcttctaaattttcataaaaattcgaaaagatATTACAGTATCAACGAGTTACCGAACCTGGTGAACTTTGATGCGTTTTTCAACCCCTATAAAAACGTGTCACATTGTACTCAATACGAACAAcattttttctgttatcaaaatataagaagaaaaataatttattagatcaAAATCGTCTCGctatatttgagaaattattttcagtccAAAGGGTTGAACCGTTTAACATCGTGAAATTAGTTTGAAGGCATTCGCGTTCGATgaacgtaataatatattttcgttccgTGCAATGTCTCCGAAGCGTAGTTTAGCTAAGAATAGGAACGAGGCGGCGGAGTTAGCTGTCCTTGTGTTTTAATTCGCGATAGGAGCGATAGTTTTGAATGGAACTACCTGTGGCCACTGTGGGAGACTCGCGGGTCGGCCGTCGTTGAATCATCGACTGCAAAGATGGCTTCCCGAAGCACGTTGTCCAACGTCACGAACGACGAGCTCGCCGCACGGGTTAATTACTCGACCGTCTAATTTTCGCGTCGTTTGAAAAGATGACCCGCTTCTCCTCGTTCTATTTTTCTCGCCATTTTCGCGAGTGGCGGTACGTACGGAAACGAGGTCGGCGATACCGCGTATCGATTCCGGCGGCCGCGAACACGCCGAATCACGATTGGTGATCGCGTTAACGGCGCGATGTTCTATCGTAcgaattgcaataaaatcgtCCGCCATTTTTGCCACGATTTTGGACGCAGGAGAAGTCGAAGAATCGAGCCAAGAATCCTTTGAAACGAAGAGAACATTTGTAGCCGATTATATCTTGTGCAAACCgactgaaaaaatattataaaagacaTAGTTTGCACGGCTGCTTTTATCTTGTGCAAATggattagaaaaatattgaaaaggcTTGCACAGCTGATTTTATTCTGCTCGAATGTGGAAATAAGATAAGACTCGGTCATTTCCTGTGGTAAAGCGTTCCAGCAAGAATAAAAAGTGCGAGCATCCAATTTGTTCCCTGAAAATCAATCGACAACCATATCCGCGTCAAGCTGAAAATATTCGTCCGCGGAGAGGCTATCTTTTCCCGCATCTAAGCGAGACATCCTCTCCACAGCCAGCGCGACCGCATTGCTAAGATTCAGAATGCGTTCGGGATTATTGATCGCGGGCAATCTGTACGTGCACTCGGAAATAGACCGAACGCGGGCGTGTACAGTATTTCCCAGTACGTTGAAAGAATCGCGTAACGGTATCCCCAGGAATTATGGGCGAACGGTGTCGCGTACAGCGAGCGCCGCGGAACAACCGAAACGTGTCGTCGCCGCTCGAGAAACGCGCCGTCGAAACAGCGGTTACGTGATCGGGAACAAATATCGGACAACGGTAAAGTTCACTGCTACCATTTCCACCGTCACCTTGAACACGCCGGGGTCCGGTTCCAAGGGACCCAATTTTCGACCGGGTCTGTACATACACCGTCGCTCGGGGAACAACGACGGCGGCCGATATAAGTCCGCGTGCTCGTAAAGAAGTGAAAAGTAGCCGTGAACTCTCACGATCTAATCTTGTATGTCAACTGTTACGCAACAAGCGGCTCGAAGGACGctgagagaaaaaaagaattgaagaaTGGCGGTGTGTCCGCTCGAAGACAATTCGCGGCACCGACACGCCTAATCGTGGATTCGGGGACGGGGGAGAGACTTTCGTTCGCGACCGCGGAAAGCTGACGTCGCGATATCAAATTGCGTAACGCGCGAGGTGTCCGCCGGTGTGCGCCTGGAAATTATGTCGTTTCCCAACCGCTTCGGCCTTTAGGACTTCTCGCGGTTACCGCGGCCTACGCGCGAGCAAATCGAGCGGGTAAACCGATTCGAAGCGCCGATACAAATTCCCCGCGTCACGTTCATAGTATTGCCCCCCGCTGGTTAGGCTTCTTTTCGCCGGGGGCTCGCGACAAATCAGTTCCCACGATTTTGATGATTAATCCTCGGTTAAAGTCTCGTTCAATTTACGAAGTTCGCGCGTGCGCGCACGCGATTCCCATGCTTTCTACGTTACATAGCGGGCAAACGATTACTCGGTTATGGCTTGCCCCGCGGAAAAAGCGGAACCGCGACGGGGTTCCCACACGGCTTGCTCATTGAAAAATGTGATCGGAGACGGCGGAACACGGCTCCGACTGGCCGCTCGACGAACCGACAATCGGTCTCGGATGAGAATGactttccctttttttctcctgTGCGAATTAAATCGGACAAAGCGAGGAGGAAAGGAGGCACACGGTCGCGGACTCCCATGAACTTATGTAAAGACGCGTCTGCCGCGCGAATGTCCCGAGACCTATTCTTTAACCCCGTAGTTCCCTCTTAGGTCACCGTTTCTCAACGACTCCGCTGCGAAAATACTATCAAAAACATAACCTTAGCGagattcttaatttttcaaatttctacCCCATCACCGGAAATAAGAGATCCGCAATAATTACGGAACGAAACGATAAATTGTATTCGCGTGGGATTACGATTCCTGgaagtataaatattggaTTGTACTTGAACGGCGGCTTAAAATCTAGCTTCCCAGCGTTGCTGAATATCAAGGTAGCCTTGGCGCCTATGCGAATGCAGACCACTTGCATGTTGTGTCTGAGCTTTACCGGCCGACCTACGGCTTCTGTCGCGTTCCACCCACGACGCGTTTCAGCGTACAAACTGCGTGACTTTTTACCGAGCCCCGGTGTCGTTAAACAATCCGCAACGTCGTT encodes:
- the Didum gene encoding dilute class unconventional myosin isoform X2 — protein: MTTKELYVKGGRVWVPHPEKVWEGAVLLEDYKAKQASLKVRTNDTKQTKVLKIASDTDLPPLRNPDILIGENNLTSLSFLHEPAVLYNLQIRFQRHCIYTYCGIVLVAFNPYNELPIYGNDTIWAYRGQAMGDLEPHIFAVAEEAYTKLERESHDQSIIVSGESGAGKTVSAKYTMRYFATVGGSTTETQVEKKVLASLPIMEAIGNAKTTRNDNSSRFGKFIEIQFNKHYHITGASMRTYLLEKSRVVFQANEERNYHVFYQMCAAASRLPHLHLGHQNQFHYLNQGYNPLIDGVDDLACFDETITALTMLGFTSKQQDDMLRILAAIIHLGNVDIRNSDVQNANVNDTEASYISPSDKHLLTICELLGTDPKALRKWLCHRKIVSMREVFLKPMNVEQAIGARDALAKHIYAELFNWIVTGINSSLQSQKKQQWFIGVLDIYGFETFEVNSFEQFCINYANEKLQQQFNQHVFKLEQEEYLREEIEWTFIDFYDNQPCIDLIETKLGILDLLDEECRMPKGSDSSWAEKLYAKCGRSKHFEKPRFGTSAFLIHHFADLVQYETIGFLEKNRDTVIEEQVDALRNGDNKILKKLFSDEDPKLSVPSNIRVKVSAQKPAPATPKQNKKTVGSQFRDSLNMLMSTLNATTPHYVRCIKPNDTKEAFEYNPVRAVQQLRACGVLETIRISAAGFPSQRTYGEFFLRYRCLCKFKEIRRDDLKETCKRILARYINDDDKFKFGKTKVLFRAGQVAYLEKLRADRQRDACIMIQKTVRGLICRNRYRKIRRAVLGLQRHGRGYIARRKARAVREERAAIKIQARVKGWLKRQRYLKIKRTIIGIQKYGRGKMARERYRRMKDNAAAITIQRFCRGYLVRMACKKKLENIVIVQACIRRYLAKKVFKRLKAEARSVEHVKSLNKGLEKKIMTLQQKITELSKENQSLKNVQNEMMELKHKLEVLKAVDAENKKLNNILLEKEKELEKMQDTIKAERDEKMDILQDKEKSTQEKEQRNKKLEEELERLKKELSTVTERMKTNQRGAEENLKHRLEQEKDLLLMDQDQDRDAYQRLLKDYHEREQYVETLEQKLAMHAPAHSRSLSNASSSSGQIVSTELPTDDQNADFGYGSVRSTASSSTPYSRVETIDWTPQRSDSPPDGEVQHQKSPPETNGPAHAPVDVGLVLKLQQKLKDVEKEKGRLIRMVEDLEKDVPEETSTTQDTFKLQELEMENAQLKKDLRTLRDSVASAGLAGGKETLMEQIAALQEELERRREECIQLHSVLADNTRGMKSLGSNYGRDVDIINEDGELVLAFETQKKINRQLEDELQMKEKGWREQRNEWGAEIDRLQEEIEKQQKLLSVNLSKSPQTQAEAYMQHEIVRLATENLELQEKFDKIAEECRKFKRQLKILAKRLQDAGLPDTTEPASDSAIMSSTGNSADNGSNMPVIRKKERDYEGMFEFREDDINVIIRHLVIELKPRVAVTLLPGLPAYILFMCIRHTDCINDDHKVRRLFTAYLNAVKRVVKKRQDLDSSVLWLSNTLRLLHSLKQYSGDKPFQIENTPRQNEQCLRNFDLNEYRGVMTNVALWIFNCIITNLKERIQALTVPALLEHEAITGITGRPRSSSVGEEPESTQQKLDKLLDELTSVYRILQFHGVDSEIIVQLFKQLFYFMCASAVNNLLLRNELCQWTKGMQIRYNLSHLEQWSRDHKLEQASEALLPIIQAAHLLQARKTDADVGSVCEMCSKLTANQIVKILNLYTPADDFETRVPVSFIKKVQEKLKERGENIEQLLMDLKFSYPIRFPFNPSEIRLEDIEIPEVLHLPMLKKV
- the Didum gene encoding dilute class unconventional myosin isoform X1 → MTTKELYVKGGRVWVPHPEKVWEGAVLLEDYKAKQASLKVRTNDTKQTKVLKIASDTDLPPLRNPDILIGENNLTSLSFLHEPAVLYNLQIRFQRHCIYTYCGIVLVAFNPYNELPIYGNDTIWAYRGQAMGDLEPHIFAVAEEAYTKLERESHDQSIIVSGESGAGKTVSAKYTMRYFATVGGSTTETQVEKKVLASLPIMEAIGNAKTTRNDNSSRFGKFIEIQFNKHYHITGASMRTYLLEKSRVVFQANEERNYHVFYQMCAAASRLPHLHLGHQNQFHYLNQGYNPLIDGVDDLACFDETITALTMLGFTSKQQDDMLRILAAIIHLGNVDIRNSDVQNANVNDTEASYISPSDKHLLTICELLGTDPKALRKWLCHRKIVSMREVFLKPMNVEQAIGARDALAKHIYAELFNWIVTGINSSLQSQKKQQWFIGVLDIYGFETFEVNSFEQFCINYANEKLQQQFNQHVFKLEQEEYLREEIEWTFIDFYDNQPCIDLIETKLGILDLLDEECRMPKGSDSSWAEKLYAKCGRSKHFEKPRFGTSAFLIHHFADLVQYETIGFLEKNRDTVIEEQVDALRNGDNKILKKLFSDEDPKLSVPSNIRVKVSAQKPAPATPKQNKKTVGSQFRDSLNMLMSTLNATTPHYVRCIKPNDTKEAFEYNPVRAVQQLRACGVLETIRISAAGFPSQRTYGEFFLRYRCLCKFKEIRRDDLKETCKRILARYINDDDKFKFGKTKVLFRAGQVAYLEKLRADRQRDACIMIQKTVRGLICRNRYRKIRRAVLGLQRHGRGYIARRKARAVREERAAIKIQARVKGWLKRQRYLKIKRTIIGIQKYGRGKMARERYRRMKDNAAAITIQRFCRGYLVRMACKKKLENIVIVQACIRRYLAKKVFKRLKAEARSVEHVKSLNKGLEKKIMTLQQKITELSKENQSLKNVQNEMMELKHKLEVLKAVDAENKKLNNILLEKEKELEKMQDTIKAERDEKMDILQDKEKSTQEKEQRNKKLEEELERLKKELSTVTERMKTNQRGAEENLKHRLEQEKDLLLMDQDQDRDAYQRLLKDYHEREQYVETLEQKLAMHAPAHSRSLSNASSSSGQIVSTELPTDDQNADFGYGSVRSTASSSTPYSRVETIDWTPQRSDSPPDGEVQHQKSPPETNGPAHAPVDVGLVLKLQQKLKDVEKEKGRLIRMVEDLEKDVPEETSTTQDTFKLQELEMENAQLKKDLRTLRDSVASAGLAGGKETLMEQIAALQEELERRREECIQLHSVLADNTRGMKSLGSNYGRDVDIINEDGELVLAFETQKKINRQLEDELQMKEKGWREQRNEWGAEIDRLQEEIEKQQKLLSVNLSKSPQTQAEAYMQHEIVRLATENLELQEKFDKIAEECRKFKRQLKILAKRLQDAGYEGDDSKEHRDRPYASRGAVPDTTEPASDSAIMSSTGNSADNGSNMPVIRKKERDYEGMFEFREDDINVIIRHLVIELKPRVAVTLLPGLPAYILFMCIRHTDCINDDHKVRRLFTAYLNAVKRVVKKRQDLDSSVLWLSNTLRLLHSLKQYSGDKPFQIENTPRQNEQCLRNFDLNEYRGVMTNVALWIFNCIITNLKERIQALTVPALLEHEAITGITGRPRSSSVGEEPESTQQKLDKLLDELTSVYRILQFHGVDSEIIVQLFKQLFYFMCASAVNNLLLRNELCQWTKGMQIRYNLSHLEQWSRDHKLEQASEALLPIIQAAHLLQARKTDADVGSVCEMCSKLTANQIVKILNLYTPADDFETRVPVSFIKKVQEKLKERGENIEQLLMDLKFSYPIRFPFNPSEIRLEDIEIPEVLHLPMLKKV